The Actinopolymorpha sp. NPDC004070 genome includes the window CGGTGACGCGCTGGCGGCGCCGATGCTGTCACTTCGGCCCGAGAAGCTGGGCCGGTTGTTCGACCTGCACCAGGTCGGCGAGGCGATGATGGCCGCCTTGAAGCTGGCGATGGTGGCCAGGGCCGAGGCCTGCGACGTCGGCAAGACGACGGGTGCGGCGAGCACGGCGGCGTGGCTGCGCAGCGCCCAGCGGATGGGGAAGAAGGACTCCTACGCCACCGTCGCCCTCGCCCGCGACCTCGACCGCACCATCACCCTCACCGCCCGGGCGCTGGCGCGTGGAGAACTCTCGTTCAGGCACGCGCAGGTGATCGCGGGGGCGATCAAGGACCTGCCCAAGTGGGTCAGCCTCGAACAGCGCGTGGAGGCCGAGGAGTATCTGATCGAGGAGTCGAAGCGGCGTAACCCCGACGACGTGCGCCTGCTGGGCCGGGCGTTGCTGCACTACCTGGCGCCGGAGGAATCCGAACGCCGGCTGGGTAAGGAACTCGACGATGCCGAACGTGCCGCAGAATGCTCCCGCTCCCTGAAGTACGCGCCGAACGGTACCCCCGGTTCGGAAACCGTGGTGATCAAGCTGCCGGTGCTGGAGATGGAAGTCCTCCGCAAGCTGGTCGAGGCGCTGGTTGCCCGTGACACCCGTCCCGAGCCCGACGACCGTCCCCTGGACCAAAAGCGTGGCGACGCGTTCGCGGAGTTGGTCGCCAGGTGGGCTGAATGGGAAGCCTCGCCCAACCGCGGCCGAGGACGCGACTGCGTCACCGTGCTGATCGATCTGCACAACCTGATGAACGGCGTCGGGTACGGCACCATCGACGACCTCAACCCCGTCCGCCCCATGCCGTGTGGCTGCCAGACCCCCGATGCCAAACGCCAAGCCGCCAAGCGCCGGGCCGCCGAGGGCAAGGACACCAAGCGCACCAAGGGTGCTGAGGCGGGACAGTCCGGGTCTGGCACGAGCCGCCGTGGCACTACGGATGCCAAGGATGCCAGCTCCAACCCCAGCAAGCAGACCGACGGCACCGGCGGCACCGGGGAGGCCGACCCGAACAACAACGCGGACCCGAACAACAACGCGGACCCGAGCAACAACGCCGAGCCCGGCAATAGGGCCGAGCCGAGCGACGCCGAGCCGAGCGACGCCGAGCCGAGCGACGCCGAGCCGAGCGACAACGCCACGCGCACAGCGGCGCCCGATGCGAGCACCAACGCCACTGCGGGAGCTGCGTCGCAACCCGACGTTGACGAAGAGGTCGTCGACCCGGACCTGGCGAACAGCCCCGACGAGACAGCCCGGCCGGCTGCCACCAGCGACCCGCGCGCGGTGGCCGATCCGGTCGAGACGACAGACCCGCGCTTGGGTCGCCCCGGTGGCCAGGGGAGGACACCTGGCCGGCGCGGCCAGTCAGACGAAGAGAAGCGCCCACCCGATCGACCAGATCCGACCGGGATCGCGGACCCGATACCCGAACCGCGAGGACCCGGGTACGGACTCGGGCCTGATCCGGAAACGGATATCGGGCCCGGGGACTGGGACCTCGGGACAAGAGACGACGCCGACACCGAACTGCATGAGAGTCCGGCGGGGTCGGAGGCTGCCCACCGTCCCAGCGAGCCCAACGACCCCGACGACCCCGACGGCCACGTCGATCGGCACGACGGCTGTAGCAAGTGCGGCGGTGGCGGTTCGGCGCGGATCTTCGGGCTACGCGGCGAGCCCATCTCGGTGGCCACGATCCGGCGGATGGCCTGCGACGCGAACATCATCCCCGTCGTCCTCGGCGGCGACGGTGAGGTCCTCGACGTCGGCATGGCCGATCGGTTCTTCACCGAGGCGCAACGCCGGGCTTTGGCAGTCCGGGACGGGTCCCACTGTCACTTCCCGGGCTGCCAAGTGCCCGAACGCCGCTGCGTCGCGCACCACATGAACCCCTGGGACGACTTCGGGCCGACGGATCTGGCGAACGGAGTCCTCCTGTGCAAGACGCATCACACCTTCGTCCACCACCGAGGCTGGCAGGTGCGGATGGGCGCTCACGGCCACCCGGAGTACGTTCCGCCGGAGTGGGTGGACCCGCAGCAGAAGGTGCAGCGACCGTGAAGGGCGCGGCCGAGCGCAGTCGGTCGGATGACTGTCAGCTCGAGCGCTGTGAGTTCGGGCGCTGTGAGTTCGGGCGCGGTCGGTCCGAGCGGTCAGGGCACCCCGGATCGCTACACCTGGCGCGACGTGCGGTCGGTCGCGTACAAGGCGAAGACCGCGTCATCGTGGACGCCTTCGCGGCCCTCCACCAGCCCCGGCGCGGTGAACTCCCGGACGAACCGCATGCCGATGCGTTCCATCACCGCACGGGACCGCACGTTGTGCCGCTCGGTGAACGCCACGACCTCATCGGCGCCGAGGTGATCGAACGCGAACGCCAGTCCCGCCCGGCCGATCTCGCTCGCGTACCCCTTGCCCCAGAAGCGGTCCCGGAGATTCCACCCCAGCTCGAGGCACTCCGCACCATCCACGACCGCGCGGGACAACCCACCCCGCCCGATCAACTCGTCGCGCCTGGCGAGGTCGCCGTCGGCCCGGGCGTAGGCCACCCACTTGTGCACTCCGTCGCGTTCCCATGCGGCGCCCCACCCGGCCGCGTTGGCCCGGGCCTGTTCCATGGTCCACCGACCCGCGTGCCATTCCGCGACCGCCGCGTCCTGGTGCATCGTCCACAGATCCTCGGCGTGCTCGGGTCCGGCGGGCTCGAGCCGGAGCCGGTCGGTGAGCCTGGTACGAATCACCTTCGCCACCACGTCCCGCAGTCGCCGGTCGCCGTCGGTGCGGTCGACCATCATCAGTTCGAGGTCCGCCGGTCCCACCCAGGCGTACGCGTCGTGCTTGCCCTCCTCCAACCGGGGAGCGGTCAGGTCGCCGTCCACCTCGACCAGGTAGTCGAGCTCCCGGCGTACGACACCTTCGTGGGACCACTCCCAGTCGGCGACCACCGCCTCGATGCTGCGCAGCCGCCAGCCGGTCTCTTCCTCGATCTCCCGGGCGAGCGCCTCCTCCGGCGTCTCTCCGGGGTCGAGGTGTCCGCCCACGACATCCCAGATCCCGGGCAGCAGCCGACGGTCCGGACTCCGGCGCTGGGCGTAGACCCGGTGCTGGGAGTCACGGATGAGGGCGCCGACGCAGGCAGGTTCACGCATCCGGCAAGGCTATCCAGCGACCGGCCGACAACGTCACTCGCCGCGAAGGGAGAGGCCTACGCCCCCGCCGAACCGGCGGGGGCGCGTCCGGCGTTCCTACCGCATCGGGAGAGGCCGCGGCCGCAACCCGCCGGTGCACGAGGTCGAGGGCGCCTGGTCGCGGCCGACGACGACGGACTGCCCGAGGTCGTTGTAGCCGGTCCGCGAGTCCCACACGCCGGTGTTGGCAAGCTGGATCGCGTACGCCGCGTGGTAGCTCGTGTCGGTGCCCGGAAGCAGGGCCTGCGACTGCAGCCGGCGTTCGGGCGCGGGCAGGTCGAGGGACAGGGCGTACCTGCCCGGCGGGAGGCTGGCGCAGATCCGGGTGTTCACCTCGATCGGCGTGCCGGGCTCCCAGCGGCGCGGGTCGACCGGCAGCCGAACCTCGTAGGACCGGTGGGAACCGGTGAGCACCAGCCGGGCCGACCGCGGGTTGTACGGCGCGGCGAATCCGTCGTTGCGCAGGCTCAGGTTGACAGTGAACGAGTGCCCCGGGCGTACTCCGTCAGCGAAGTCGCCCGTGGTGAGCCGCAGCCGGTACCCCAGCCGTCGCCGTGCCTCCTCGATGTTCGCGCCCCAGCTGCCCAGCACGTCGCGGTTGTAGTCGGAGTTGAGGTAGTCGTAGTGGTAGCGCTCCATCTCCGCCACCGCGCTGGGCCACTCCGAACGCGGCGGGTCGACGTTGCACGTCTCGCCGCCGACCGGGACGAACCTCGAGTCCTGGGCGAGGTACTCCTGGTCCAGCGTGATCGGGTCGGAGAGGAAGGTGCCGAAGTCGTCCGGGCTGGCGAGGAAGCAGTCGTTGTGGTGCCCGATGCGGGCGACCGGGGTGCCCGAGAAGGCCTCCTCGGGCGTGAGTGCGCCTTCCCCGCCGGTGGGCCTGTCGACCGTCTTCTGCTTCATCTGCATCGTGCGCACCTGAATGGCGCGGGTGTGCGGCAGAGCGCGCAGCAGGGCGAGGAACACCTCGCGCCGGTTGGCCCAGTCCTGCGGCGTGACGTTCTCGGGGTGGAGGGGATCGGCGACGAAGTAGTCGGTGTAGTAGCCCTCGCCCCACAGCCCGATGAAGCCGGCCTGCACGGTGGCGATCACGTCCGCGTTCGCCCGCAGCACCGGCGCCAGCTGAGCGATGTGGGCCAGGACGCGGTCCTTCGGTGCGTCGCCGTACGGCGGCTGGTAGGGCCAGTCGTCCTTCGGCTGGGCGTACGCGAACCGCACGATCACCTTGATCCCGGCCGCGCGGGCGGTGGCGAAGTCGGCCCGGACCCGGGACAGGTACGCCGGGTCGATCGTGTCGGTGCCCGCGAACTTCTCCAGGTAGAAGACGCGAAGGATCTGGGTGACGTGCTCGTTCTCACGCCAGCGGAGCAGCGTGACCGGGTTCAGCGGCTCGTACCCCGAACCGTCGGCGCGGACGTGCGTCTCGGTGTGGTGGTAGAAACCACGCTCGGGGTTGGCGATGTTCTCGCTGCTCGGCGTGTACGTCCGCTCGGTGCGGTGGCCCTCGCCCGAGCTTCGCCCGGTGCGGAGCGCCCCGTCGGAGCCGGCGAACGCCGGCAGCACGGGCAGTGCGGGCAGCAGTGCCAGGCCGCACACGAGCGCGACGGTTGCGGACAGTCTCCTCGGCACGCTGGCCTCCTGCGATCTGCTTGCGCGGCAACGGCTTGCGTCCGCACGCTACCCACGCGGCCGCCGTGATGACGGCGAGCGCGGGTGCATTGGCCACATCCGGCTCCGCTGCGCGTGCACACCCGTACGAGAGGAAGGCCTTCGCGTTCGCACTCTTTCCAAGATCACGGGTGGCGCGAGACGATCACGCGAGCGCCGCGGGGGGAAGTGTGTCCGTCGGCGCTCCGGCGCGGACATACGCCGCCGGTCACGCGCCGTGCCGCTCGGTCGGCACGGCATGAGGAGGAACAGCATGGGGTTTCCACCCGTTCGAACGCGGACGGCGGTGAGCGCGGTCGCGAGCATGGTCGTCGCCGGGCTGGTAGCGGCCGCCGGGCCGGCCACCGCGTCGGCGATGACCGCGACCGCAGCCATCGCGGCCACCGCGCCCGTCGCGCCGACGAAGGTGGCGCACGCCGCGGCCGGCACGGCGGCGACCGGCGCGGACACCTCGCGGGGTACGCCGGTCGACCTGGGCGCGCTGTTCGTCGGGGCGCACCCCGACGACGAGTCCGGTGCGCTGTCCACGTTCGGTCAGTGGGGTGAGGACAACGGCGTACGCACCGGAGTCGTCACCGTCACCCGGGGGGAGGGCGGCGGCAACGCGGTCGGCCCGGAGGAGGGCCCCGCGCTGGGCCTGATCCGGGAGGCGGAGGAACGCCGCGCGGTCGGCAAGGCCGGCGTCACCGACGTGTTCAACCTGGACAAGGTCGACTTCTTCTACACCGTGTCCGCGCCCCTGACCGAGAAGTTGTGGGACCAGCAGGACGCGCTGGCGAAAGTGGTCCGGATCGTCCGCCAGACCAGGCCGGAGATCCTGGTCACGATGGACCCCGCGCCCTCGCCCGGCAACCACGGCAACCACCAGGAGGCGGCCCGGCTGGCGATCGCCGCCTACTACGCCGCGGCCGACCCCAAGGCGTTCCCCGACCAGATCACCAAGGAGAAGCTGAAGCCGTTCGCGCCGGCGAAGGTGCTGCTGAGCCGGGCGCGCGGCACCGGGCCGGTCGGCCCGTCGTGCGTGAACACGTTCACCCCGGTCGACCCGTCCCAGGACATCTACGGCGTCTTCTCCGGCAACGTCTCCCGTGAGCAGGGCAAGACCTGGGCGCAGATCGAACGCGAAGCCCAGCGGGAGTACGCCTCGCAGGGCTGGGCCGGCTTCCCCGACCCCTCCTCCGACCCGGCGCAGCTGGGCTGCGACCGGTTCACCCAGGTGGCATCGCGGGTCCCGTATCCCAAGGTGGGTACGCCTGCCGCCGCCGAACCGGACGCGATCCTCGACGGCGCGCTGACCCGGCCCGAAGGCACCGTCCCGCTCGGTACGCAGCTGAAGGTGGACAGCGACTTCGACGTACGCCCGGGCAGGTCCACCACGGTGAAGGTGTACGTCACGGCGCCCCGCGGCGCCAACCTGGGCCAGTCGTCGGTGGCACTGCGTGCCCCGGACGGCTGGCAGGTCGAGGGTGACGGAGCCCTGGGTCGCGTGGGCCCCGGCGGCTCGGCCACCGCGACGTTCACGGTGACGCCGCCCGCCACCCAGCCCGAGGGTGACCCGGTGAGCGAGCGGTCCCGGCTGGAGGCGTTCCTCACCACGACGGCCGGCACCGGGTACGCCGCGGCACAGGTCCAGCTGACCCCGGACGTCGCGACCCAGCAGCAGCTCCTCCCGCAGGTCTCCTCGTTCGAGGCGTGGGCCCGGCAGGTCGGCGCGCCGCAACTGCGCGGCTTCGTCGTCCCGGTCCTCACCATCGCCTCCGGTGGCGAGCGGGCGATCGACTACACGGTCATGAACAACTCCGACACCACCCGGTCCGGCACCGTCACGCTGAACCTGCCGGACGGGTTCGCCGCCGACGCGGCGCAGAAGCCGTTCACCGACCTGGCCGCGGGCGCCACCACGAAGGTGACGTTCACCGTACGCAACGCCGACGCCTCACTGCCCACCTCCAACGCGGGCGGCACCGAGGGCTCGGCGCCCGGCGACTATGCGTACACCGTCACCACGACCACCTCCGACGGCGCGACCTCGGTGAGCAACCCCGCCCTGGAACTCGTGCCGGCGACCACGGTCGAACAGGCGCCGGCCGCACCCACCGTGGACGGCAAGGTGGGCGAGGGGGAGTACCCCGGCGAGGCGCTGGACATCTCCCGGCTGTGGGAGGGCTCGCCGTGCGACTCCGCGGCCGACTGCTCGGGCACCGCGCACGTGACCCGCGCGGGCGACACGATCTACGTGGCGGTGGAGGTACGCGACGAAGCGAAGGGCACGCCGCTGGCGACCAGCGACTGCAAGCGGCACTGGCGTACCGACAGCGTGGAGATCGCCCTGGATCCCCGCGGCACCAGCGAGAACACCGCCTCGACGTTCAAGCTGGGCGTGCTGCCGTTCACCGCGGAGGGGCCCGCGTGCGCGCTGCGCGACGCCGACAACCACCAGGGTCCGATCGCGGAGACCGCCCCCGGCGTGAAGTTCGCGAGTACGGTCAGCTCGCCGTACACCGGCTACACCGTGGAGGCCGCGATCCCGCTGGCCGAACTCCCCGCGTCGGTCGACCCGGAGAAGCTCAGGCTGAACGTTCTGGTCTACGACTCCGACACCCAGGACAAGACCGGCCAGACCCGGATCGGCTGGTCCACCTGGGGTGGCGTGCAGGGCGACCCGTACCGCTGGGGGCTCGCGCGGCTCGCCGGCTACCAGCCGCCCGCGGACCGGCCGACGGCCGACCCGGTGGTGCCCAACACCGCGCTGCGCAGCGTGGAGTCGCCGCAGACGGTCGAGCAGTCGGTACGGGTCAACGTGCCGCTGTCCGGTGGTACGGCCGCACCCCTCGGGGACAGCGGCTGGCTGGTCGGTGCCCGGTGGAGTCGTGGAACGGTGATCGCCGACGTGCGCAGCACCGGAGCCGGTGAGGCGCACGTGTTCGTCGTGGACGACAAGGGCACCGCCGGCAGCGCGGTGGTCTCCGTCGACGGCGCCGGGCGCGCCGCGGTGAAGGTGCCGCTGGACCGCGCGCCGGCAGGGCACCCGCGGGTGCTGGCAGGCTGGGAGGCGGCGTCGGGCGCCGGCACGCTGGCGTCGAGGGTGCCGCTGCGGAAGTAGTACTGGTTCGCCCCTGGTTCGCAACTGGTTCCGCCGACGGCGTAGCGCGATCGCCGTCGGCGGAATCGGCTGGCGCACCCGTTGCGGGATCGGCCAGGCTTCCGGCATTCGCGGCGTGCCCACCGGGCTGCCCGGCGCCCGAGCCGGCCGCCGTGCGACGACGAGGAGGAGACCGATGCGGATCCTGGTCCTGGGCGGGACGGTGTTCCTGTCCGCGGCGGTGGCCGCCGAGGCGGTGGCGCGTGGCCACGAGGTGACCTGCGCGGCCCGCGGCAGCAGCGGTGAGCCGCCCGCCGGAGTGTCGTTCGTCCGTGTGGACCGCGACGCCCCCGACGGGCTGGCCCCGCTGGCCGGCCGGGAGTTCGACGCGGTGGTCGACGTGGCCCGGCTGCCCAGCCAGGTCCGCCGGGCGGTGGCCGCACTGGGCGAGGGCGTACGCCACTGGACGTTCGTCTCC containing:
- a CDS encoding DUF222 domain-containing protein, which produces MSSTVQDPSGWDGGIDADQRLEAALVQVRSVVGDALAAPMLSLRPEKLGRLFDLHQVGEAMMAALKLAMVARAEACDVGKTTGAASTAAWLRSAQRMGKKDSYATVALARDLDRTITLTARALARGELSFRHAQVIAGAIKDLPKWVSLEQRVEAEEYLIEESKRRNPDDVRLLGRALLHYLAPEESERRLGKELDDAERAAECSRSLKYAPNGTPGSETVVIKLPVLEMEVLRKLVEALVARDTRPEPDDRPLDQKRGDAFAELVARWAEWEASPNRGRGRDCVTVLIDLHNLMNGVGYGTIDDLNPVRPMPCGCQTPDAKRQAAKRRAAEGKDTKRTKGAEAGQSGSGTSRRGTTDAKDASSNPSKQTDGTGGTGEADPNNNADPNNNADPSNNAEPGNRAEPSDAEPSDAEPSDAEPSDNATRTAAPDASTNATAGAASQPDVDEEVVDPDLANSPDETARPAATSDPRAVADPVETTDPRLGRPGGQGRTPGRRGQSDEEKRPPDRPDPTGIADPIPEPRGPGYGLGPDPETDIGPGDWDLGTRDDADTELHESPAGSEAAHRPSEPNDPDDPDGHVDRHDGCSKCGGGGSARIFGLRGEPISVATIRRMACDANIIPVVLGGDGEVLDVGMADRFFTEAQRRALAVRDGSHCHFPGCQVPERRCVAHHMNPWDDFGPTDLANGVLLCKTHHTFVHHRGWQVRMGAHGHPEYVPPEWVDPQQKVQRP
- a CDS encoding GNAT family N-acetyltransferase translates to MREPACVGALIRDSQHRVYAQRRSPDRRLLPGIWDVVGGHLDPGETPEEALAREIEEETGWRLRSIEAVVADWEWSHEGVVRRELDYLVEVDGDLTAPRLEEGKHDAYAWVGPADLELMMVDRTDGDRRLRDVVAKVIRTRLTDRLRLEPAGPEHAEDLWTMHQDAAVAEWHAGRWTMEQARANAAGWGAAWERDGVHKWVAYARADGDLARRDELIGRGGLSRAVVDGAECLELGWNLRDRFWGKGYASEIGRAGLAFAFDHLGADEVVAFTERHNVRSRAVMERIGMRFVREFTAPGLVEGREGVHDDAVFALYATDRTSRQV
- a CDS encoding DUF4832 domain-containing protein, with translation MPRRLSATVALVCGLALLPALPVLPAFAGSDGALRTGRSSGEGHRTERTYTPSSENIANPERGFYHHTETHVRADGSGYEPLNPVTLLRWRENEHVTQILRVFYLEKFAGTDTIDPAYLSRVRADFATARAAGIKVIVRFAYAQPKDDWPYQPPYGDAPKDRVLAHIAQLAPVLRANADVIATVQAGFIGLWGEGYYTDYFVADPLHPENVTPQDWANRREVFLALLRALPHTRAIQVRTMQMKQKTVDRPTGGEGALTPEEAFSGTPVARIGHHNDCFLASPDDFGTFLSDPITLDQEYLAQDSRFVPVGGETCNVDPPRSEWPSAVAEMERYHYDYLNSDYNRDVLGSWGANIEEARRRLGYRLRLTTGDFADGVRPGHSFTVNLSLRNDGFAAPYNPRSARLVLTGSHRSYEVRLPVDPRRWEPGTPIEVNTRICASLPPGRYALSLDLPAPERRLQSQALLPGTDTSYHAAYAIQLANTGVWDSRTGYNDLGQSVVVGRDQAPSTSCTGGLRPRPLPMR
- a CDS encoding sugar-binding protein; translated protein: MGFPPVRTRTAVSAVASMVVAGLVAAAGPATASAMTATAAIAATAPVAPTKVAHAAAGTAATGADTSRGTPVDLGALFVGAHPDDESGALSTFGQWGEDNGVRTGVVTVTRGEGGGNAVGPEEGPALGLIREAEERRAVGKAGVTDVFNLDKVDFFYTVSAPLTEKLWDQQDALAKVVRIVRQTRPEILVTMDPAPSPGNHGNHQEAARLAIAAYYAAADPKAFPDQITKEKLKPFAPAKVLLSRARGTGPVGPSCVNTFTPVDPSQDIYGVFSGNVSREQGKTWAQIEREAQREYASQGWAGFPDPSSDPAQLGCDRFTQVASRVPYPKVGTPAAAEPDAILDGALTRPEGTVPLGTQLKVDSDFDVRPGRSTTVKVYVTAPRGANLGQSSVALRAPDGWQVEGDGALGRVGPGGSATATFTVTPPATQPEGDPVSERSRLEAFLTTTAGTGYAAAQVQLTPDVATQQQLLPQVSSFEAWARQVGAPQLRGFVVPVLTIASGGERAIDYTVMNNSDTTRSGTVTLNLPDGFAADAAQKPFTDLAAGATTKVTFTVRNADASLPTSNAGGTEGSAPGDYAYTVTTTTSDGATSVSNPALELVPATTVEQAPAAPTVDGKVGEGEYPGEALDISRLWEGSPCDSAADCSGTAHVTRAGDTIYVAVEVRDEAKGTPLATSDCKRHWRTDSVEIALDPRGTSENTASTFKLGVLPFTAEGPACALRDADNHQGPIAETAPGVKFASTVSSPYTGYTVEAAIPLAELPASVDPEKLRLNVLVYDSDTQDKTGQTRIGWSTWGGVQGDPYRWGLARLAGYQPPADRPTADPVVPNTALRSVESPQTVEQSVRVNVPLSGGTAAPLGDSGWLVGARWSRGTVIADVRSTGAGEAHVFVVDDKGTAGSAVVSVDGAGRAAVKVPLDRAPAGHPRVLAGWEAASGAGTLASRVPLRK